The following are encoded in a window of Bacillus sp. SORGH_AS_0510 genomic DNA:
- the qoxB gene encoding cytochrome aa3 quinol oxidase subunit I — protein MGINWHDFFIVGNPLILGSQIAIVLTMVGIVAGVTYLKKWKWLWREWLTTVDHKRIGIMYIISGVLMFFRGGVDGLLMKAQTSRPEMQFLDAQHYNEIFTTHGVIMILFAAMPLLIGLMNVVIPLQIGARDVAFPQLNALSFWLFFAGAMLFNISFVVGGSPDAGWTAYFPLAGKEFTPGIGNNYYAIALQIGGIGTLMTGINFVVTVLKMRTKGMTLMRMPMFTWTSFVASIIIIAAFPIFTVALALMTFDRIFGTHFFTLSGGGMDMMWANLFWLWGHPEVYIVVLPAFGMFSEVISTFSRKMLFGYKSMVFSVVGIAFLSMLVWVHHFFTMGAGPAVNSVFSITTMMIAIPTGVKMFNWLFTMRKGRIQFTTAMLWALAFIPCFVIGGVTGVMLAMGAADYQYHNTLFLVAHFHYVLIPGVVFAVFAGLYYWWPKMFGHMLNEKLGKIHFWFFVIGFNLTFMPMFFLGLNGAVRRSYTYSVESGYAPLFLVSAIGAVILAIGFGALCYNIYWSARYADRNISNDPWDARTLEWATASPVQFYNFAKQPEVKSLDAFWYMKKNNEGLTLNDDEIKEIHMPSNSGLPIYMGAVFGVAGFFLVFEWKIAALVATVGILAGLIIRSFDYNDGFHVPVDEIKATEKAWRNVDKGVNNHVS, from the coding sequence ATGGGCATTAATTGGCATGACTTCTTCATCGTGGGGAACCCTTTAATACTAGGTTCTCAGATTGCTATTGTTCTAACAATGGTAGGTATTGTTGCTGGAGTTACCTATTTAAAAAAATGGAAATGGCTCTGGCGTGAATGGCTTACAACTGTAGACCATAAACGAATCGGTATCATGTACATCATTTCTGGTGTATTAATGTTCTTCCGCGGTGGCGTGGATGGCCTATTAATGAAGGCACAAACCTCACGCCCTGAGATGCAATTTTTAGATGCACAGCACTATAACGAAATTTTCACCACTCATGGTGTAATCATGATTTTATTCGCAGCTATGCCACTTTTAATTGGTTTAATGAACGTCGTTATTCCACTGCAAATTGGTGCACGTGACGTTGCGTTTCCGCAATTGAATGCGCTAAGTTTCTGGCTATTCTTTGCAGGTGCAATGCTGTTTAACATTTCTTTCGTTGTTGGTGGTTCACCAGATGCTGGATGGACAGCCTACTTCCCTCTTGCAGGGAAAGAGTTCACTCCTGGTATCGGTAACAACTATTATGCAATAGCCTTACAGATTGGCGGTATTGGTACTCTGATGACAGGTATTAACTTTGTCGTAACAGTTTTAAAAATGAGAACAAAGGGCATGACATTAATGAGAATGCCGATGTTCACTTGGACATCATTTGTTGCTTCCATTATTATCATTGCTGCTTTCCCAATCTTTACTGTAGCACTTGCTCTAATGACATTTGACCGTATTTTCGGTACCCATTTCTTTACGCTAAGCGGCGGTGGAATGGATATGATGTGGGCGAACTTGTTCTGGCTATGGGGACACCCTGAGGTATATATTGTTGTTCTTCCAGCCTTCGGAATGTTCTCAGAAGTTATTTCAACTTTTTCTCGAAAAATGTTATTTGGCTATAAATCAATGGTCTTTTCCGTCGTTGGAATTGCTTTCTTAAGTATGCTTGTATGGGTTCACCACTTCTTTACAATGGGTGCTGGACCAGCAGTCAACTCTGTATTCTCAATTACAACTATGATGATTGCTATTCCAACCGGTGTTAAAATGTTTAACTGGCTGTTCACTATGCGTAAAGGCCGTATCCAATTTACGACTGCCATGCTTTGGGCACTCGCCTTCATCCCTTGCTTTGTTATTGGTGGGGTAACTGGTGTAATGCTTGCAATGGGTGCAGCGGATTATCAATATCATAATACTTTATTCCTTGTTGCTCACTTCCACTATGTATTAATACCTGGTGTAGTGTTCGCGGTATTTGCTGGTCTTTACTACTGGTGGCCAAAAATGTTTGGACATATGTTAAATGAAAAACTAGGTAAGATTCATTTCTGGTTCTTCGTCATTGGTTTCAATTTAACGTTTATGCCCATGTTCTTCCTTGGTTTAAATGGAGCGGTTCGACGCTCATATACCTATTCTGTTGAATCAGGCTACGCACCATTATTCCTAGTTTCAGCAATTGGTGCAGTTATTTTAGCAATCGGTTTTGGTGCCCTCTGCTACAATATTTATTGGAGTGCTCGTTATGCAGACCGCAATATCTCTAACGATCCTTGGGATGCAAGAACACTTGAGTGGGCGACTGCTTCACCTGTTCAATTCTATAACTTCGCGAAACAACCAGAAGTTAAATCACTTGATGCATTCTGGTATATGAAGAAAAACAACGAAGGTCTTACACTAAATGATGATGAAATAAAAGAAATTCACATGCCAAGTAATTCAGGATTACCAATCTATATGGGCGCTGTATTCGGAGTAGCCGGTTTCTTCTTAGTATTTGAATGGAAGATTGCCGCTCTTGTAGCAACGGTCGGAATATTAGCAGGATTAATCATTAGATCCTTTGATTATAATGACGGTTTCCATGTTCCAGTCGATGAAATTAAAGCAACTGAGAAAGCATGGCGAAACGTCGATAAAGGGGTGAATAACCATGTCAGCTAA
- the qoxD gene encoding cytochrome aa3 quinol oxidase subunit IV yields MAKNTKGFPVTHVLGFILSLVLTFAALGVALKTSLPFKTILWIIGSLAVIQAGLQLFMFMHMNEGEDGKSNLVNIGYAFFIAVVTVGGSIWVMSFGM; encoded by the coding sequence ATGGCTAAAAATACAAAAGGGTTTCCTGTTACACATGTTTTAGGATTTATTTTGTCACTAGTACTTACTTTCGCAGCACTTGGAGTAGCACTAAAGACTTCATTACCATTTAAAACAATCCTTTGGATTATTGGTTCACTTGCGGTCATTCAAGCTGGTCTACAGCTGTTCATGTTCATGCATATGAATGAAGGAGAAGACGGTAAGTCCAATTTGGTTAACATCGGATATGCCTTTTTCATCGCGGTCGTAACCGTTGGAGGATCTATCTGGGTTATGTCATTTGGAATGTAA
- the qoxC gene encoding cytochrome aa3 quinol oxidase subunit III — MSANVNTALPLEYQTEQNRMNILGFWIFLGAEIILFGTLFAVFSVLNARYAGGPTPKDLFEIKDVMVETILLLTSSFTMGLAIFEMRRHNRNGLLLWFIITLLLGAGFVFMEVTEFIHYVHEGATMQTSAFLSSFFVLLGTHGLHVSMGIGWATMVIIQIFKRGLTPVTARKTFIIGLYWHFLDVVWIFIFTFVYLARMVS, encoded by the coding sequence ATGTCAGCTAATGTGAATACAGCATTGCCTCTTGAATATCAAACGGAACAAAACAGAATGAACATTTTAGGATTTTGGATTTTCCTTGGGGCAGAAATCATTCTATTCGGTACACTATTTGCGGTATTTTCCGTATTAAATGCAAGATATGCAGGAGGACCTACTCCTAAGGATCTTTTTGAAATAAAAGATGTCATGGTTGAAACCATTCTCCTATTAACTAGTAGTTTTACCATGGGACTAGCGATTTTTGAAATGCGCCGTCACAACCGTAATGGTTTACTATTATGGTTCATCATTACCCTATTACTTGGTGCAGGGTTCGTCTTTATGGAAGTCACAGAATTTATTCACTATGTCCATGAAGGTGCAACCATGCAGACTAGTGCCTTCCTATCTAGCTTCTTTGTATTATTAGGCACGCACGGTCTCCACGTATCGATGGGTATTGGCTGGGCTACCATGGTTATTATTCAAATCTTCAAAAGAGGGTTAACTCCAGTGACAGCTAGAAAAACATTTATTATTGGCTTATACTGGCACTTCTTAGATGTAGTTTGGATCTTTATCTTTACATTTGTGTATTTAGCAAGGATGGTGTCGTAA
- a CDS encoding TerC family protein: protein MDVSILLEYGWVLLVLIALEGLLAADNALVLAIMVKHLPEEKRKKALFYGLAGAFVFRFASLFVISFLVDVWQVQAIGALYLLFMAGNHVFRKLIKGKAEETTKGSQKTSGFWSTVLKVEIADIAFAVDSILAAVAMAVVLPDTPLPNIGGLDGGKFLVIFAGGIIGLIIMRFAANLFVKLLEKKPGLEIAAFTIVGWVGVKLAVYTLSHPALAILSEEFAHSTEWKVTFYAVLVGIAVAGFLFSKEKAEENVDKAKAL, encoded by the coding sequence ATGGATGTATCTATTTTACTGGAGTATGGCTGGGTTTTACTTGTTCTTATTGCGCTAGAGGGACTTTTAGCGGCGGATAATGCGTTAGTTTTGGCTATCATGGTAAAACATCTTCCTGAAGAAAAACGTAAAAAAGCTTTATTTTATGGTTTAGCAGGCGCATTTGTATTCCGCTTTGCATCATTATTTGTCATTTCATTCCTTGTAGATGTATGGCAGGTCCAAGCGATTGGCGCACTATATTTGTTATTTATGGCGGGTAATCATGTTTTCCGAAAGTTGATAAAGGGAAAAGCAGAAGAAACAACAAAAGGAAGTCAAAAAACTAGTGGATTCTGGAGTACGGTGTTAAAGGTAGAAATCGCAGATATTGCCTTTGCGGTTGATTCAATTCTGGCTGCTGTGGCAATGGCAGTCGTTCTTCCAGATACGCCTCTTCCTAATATTGGCGGTTTGGACGGTGGTAAATTCTTAGTTATTTTTGCAGGTGGCATCATTGGACTTATTATCATGCGTTTTGCGGCTAACCTTTTTGTTAAGCTATTAGAAAAAAAGCCAGGATTAGAAATTGCTGCCTTTACAATCGTAGGTTGGGTGGGCGTTAAATTAGCGGTCTACACCCTTTCACATCCGGCATTAGCAATTTTAAGTGAAGAATTTGCTCATTCTACAGAATGGAAGGTAACGTTTTATGCTGTATTAGTTGGTATCGCCGTAGCAGGTTTTCTTTTCTCCAAAGAGAAAGCCGAAGAGAACGTGGATAAAGCTAAGGCGTTATAA
- the pssA gene encoding CDP-diacylglycerol--serine O-phosphatidyltransferase, with translation MIHIIRNSIPNLFTLANLFFGFLSVMYSAQGDYKNAAILILIGMMLDSMDGRIARMLRVESELGKELDSLADIVTFGVAPAMMAYYSYFSDFGVAGMAIAGLFPLFGAYRLARFNINAVKSSLKYFTGVPITAAGGLLTLLTLFHGKMPAIILPIAFFVLCYLMVSTIKIPSLKDIPLPKYGIIITLFLGYAIYLVFKKEQHRFPYFIYVAIPLYVAFIGYQLVRTKRKNSTK, from the coding sequence GTGATACATATTATCAGAAACAGTATTCCTAATTTATTTACCCTTGCTAATTTATTTTTTGGATTTTTGTCGGTGATGTATTCAGCACAAGGGGATTACAAAAACGCAGCCATATTAATCTTAATTGGAATGATGCTAGATAGCATGGATGGGCGAATTGCACGTATGCTCCGTGTGGAAAGTGAATTAGGTAAAGAGCTCGACTCTTTGGCTGATATTGTAACTTTTGGGGTTGCGCCTGCGATGATGGCCTACTATTCTTATTTCAGTGATTTTGGAGTCGCTGGAATGGCCATTGCCGGTCTATTCCCATTATTCGGTGCCTATCGATTGGCTCGTTTTAATATTAATGCGGTAAAATCCTCTTTAAAGTATTTTACGGGAGTTCCAATTACGGCAGCAGGTGGATTATTAACACTATTAACTTTGTTTCATGGGAAAATGCCTGCCATCATTCTTCCAATTGCTTTTTTCGTTCTTTGCTATTTGATGGTAAGTACGATTAAAATTCCTAGTTTAAAGGATATTCCGTTGCCTAAATACGGAATTATCATCACACTTTTTCTTGGTTATGCGATTTACCTTGTCTTTAAGAAGGAACAACATCGCTTTCCATACTTCATCTATGTAGCCATTCCACTTTATGTGGCATTCATTGGTTATCAATTAGTCCGAACCAAAAGAAAGAATAGCACAAAATAA
- a CDS encoding penicillin-binding protein 2 has translation MEKPKKKKSHFPFRLNILFFSVFLLFSILILRLGFVQIVHGENFKRDLERKEDIIVSHPVPRGKMFDRDFKVVVDNIPKSAITFTNEGFTQAEMLDTAEKLAQFIEKDTKKVTKRDMQDFWMMKHSKIADAKITKKEKALYEAKQLSDKDLYRLKLSRITDPELQTLTTDDLEVLAIYREFISGYKFTPQIVKNENVSEKEFAVVSENLQSLPGVETTTDWDRSYGFNETLRSVLGKVTKPDEGLPADQLDYFLARGYSRNDRVGKSQLEMQYEDVLHGYKSKIKNITDKTGSVIETQPVTTGKKGKDLVLTIDMDLQMAVDKIIEEELWAAKKSPGTALTDRAYVVLMDPHTGEILAMSGKKIVKNSDNGKVEMIDDALGTFTTTYNVGSAVKGATILTGYKTGAISPGTVFDDTGIKIKDTPIKKSYSYLGRLNEIDALKKSSNVYMFHTAIRIGKGHYEYDKPLNFTNPKAFETIRNSFASFGLGTRTGIDLPNEQSGFKGQSRLPGYLLDLVIGQYDTYSAMQLAQYVSTIANGGYRMQPHIVKQFREPASDGEEVGAVSQEISPVVLNTIDAKKQWMDRVQSGFRKVMQEPGGTATKFFTGVQYSPAGKTGTAEAFYDGPLRSQFGKEPPPVMNLSLVSYAPSNNPEVAMAVIVPWAYQGTVDNRANLKIGRKVLDTYFQLKNK, from the coding sequence TTGGAGAAACCCAAAAAGAAAAAATCCCATTTCCCTTTTCGTTTAAATATTCTTTTTTTTAGTGTCTTTTTATTGTTTTCCATCCTAATTTTACGTCTCGGCTTTGTTCAAATTGTGCATGGGGAAAACTTTAAACGCGATTTAGAAAGAAAAGAAGATATTATTGTTAGTCACCCTGTTCCAAGAGGGAAAATGTTTGATCGTGATTTTAAAGTGGTGGTAGATAACATCCCAAAGAGCGCCATAACTTTTACAAATGAGGGGTTTACACAAGCGGAAATGCTGGACACAGCAGAAAAGTTAGCACAATTTATTGAAAAAGATACTAAGAAAGTAACAAAAAGAGACATGCAAGATTTTTGGATGATGAAACATTCAAAAATCGCAGACGCCAAAATCACAAAAAAAGAAAAAGCTTTATACGAAGCTAAACAATTATCGGATAAAGATCTATATAGATTAAAATTAAGTCGAATCACTGACCCTGAACTACAGACATTAACCACCGATGATCTAGAGGTTCTTGCCATTTACAGGGAATTTATTAGTGGCTATAAGTTTACACCGCAAATTGTTAAAAATGAAAATGTATCCGAAAAAGAATTTGCCGTTGTAAGTGAAAATCTTCAATCCCTTCCAGGCGTTGAAACAACGACAGACTGGGATCGCTCCTACGGTTTTAATGAAACATTGAGGTCTGTTTTAGGAAAAGTAACCAAACCTGATGAAGGTCTGCCGGCAGACCAATTGGATTACTTTTTAGCAAGAGGTTACAGTCGAAATGACCGTGTAGGAAAAAGTCAGTTGGAAATGCAATATGAAGATGTTTTACACGGGTATAAATCAAAAATAAAAAACATTACCGATAAGACGGGAAGTGTCATTGAAACACAACCCGTGACAACTGGAAAGAAAGGAAAAGACCTTGTCCTAACAATCGATATGGACTTACAAATGGCTGTCGATAAAATTATTGAAGAAGAATTGTGGGCAGCAAAAAAATCTCCTGGTACAGCTTTAACCGATCGGGCCTATGTTGTGTTAATGGACCCACATACAGGTGAGATACTAGCGATGTCTGGTAAAAAAATAGTAAAGAACTCAGACAATGGTAAAGTAGAAATGATTGATGATGCACTTGGAACGTTTACAACTACATACAACGTGGGGTCTGCCGTAAAAGGGGCAACCATTCTAACTGGCTATAAAACTGGAGCCATTTCTCCTGGGACGGTGTTTGATGATACAGGAATAAAAATTAAAGACACTCCTATCAAGAAATCCTATTCCTATTTGGGAAGATTAAATGAAATCGATGCTTTGAAAAAATCTTCAAACGTATATATGTTCCATACGGCCATACGGATTGGGAAAGGGCATTATGAGTACGATAAACCATTAAATTTCACTAACCCAAAAGCCTTTGAAACGATTAGAAATTCATTTGCCTCCTTTGGGCTGGGAACAAGAACAGGAATAGATTTACCAAATGAGCAGTCAGGATTTAAGGGGCAAAGTAGGCTCCCAGGATATTTACTTGACCTAGTTATTGGACAATACGATACTTACTCAGCAATGCAACTTGCGCAATATGTCTCAACCATCGCAAATGGCGGGTACAGAATGCAGCCACATATAGTAAAACAATTTAGAGAACCTGCTAGTGACGGTGAGGAGGTCGGGGCAGTATCGCAAGAAATTTCTCCTGTTGTACTCAATACCATTGATGCAAAAAAACAATGGATGGACCGAGTTCAATCTGGATTCAGGAAAGTGATGCAGGAGCCAGGTGGAACGGCAACTAAGTTTTTCACTGGTGTCCAATATTCACCTGCAGGAAAAACAGGAACGGCAGAAGCCTTTTACGATGGTCCCTTAAGAAGTCAATTTGGGAAAGAGCCTCCACCTGTCATGAATTTAAGTTTGGTAAGTTATGCACCAAGCAATAATCCAGAAGTGGCAATGGCCGTGATTGTTCCTTGGGCCTACCAAGGAACGGTAGACAACAGAGCCAATTTGAAAATTGGCCGTAAGGTTCTTGATACGTATTTTCAGCTTAAGAATAAATAG
- a CDS encoding pyridoxamine 5'-phosphate oxidase family protein, whose translation MQETLSFNKLITTQEELLALMGTPSERAQKKVIHHLDENCKDFISMSPFLVMSTADGSGSCDVSPRGDQPGFVLVMNEKQLIIPERPGNKRVDSMKNILENPYVGLQFFIPGLGETLRVNGKACLVTDEELLEKMAAKGKVPVIGIAVEVVECFIHCAKALIRSGLWQPESWIEKESLPRAAKILTDHAKLDDVTVDEVEASLHEGYKQRLY comes from the coding sequence ATGCAGGAAACTCTTAGCTTTAATAAGTTGATAACCACACAGGAGGAACTTCTGGCTTTAATGGGTACTCCTAGCGAAAGAGCACAAAAAAAGGTGATTCATCATTTAGATGAGAATTGCAAAGATTTTATTAGCATGTCCCCATTTTTGGTCATGTCCACTGCAGATGGATCCGGAAGTTGTGATGTATCACCGCGCGGAGACCAGCCTGGCTTTGTATTGGTTATGAATGAAAAACAGCTCATCATACCTGAAAGACCTGGAAACAAAAGAGTGGATTCGATGAAAAATATTTTAGAAAATCCGTATGTTGGTTTGCAATTTTTCATCCCTGGTCTGGGTGAAACCCTCCGTGTCAACGGGAAAGCGTGTCTTGTGACAGATGAAGAGTTATTAGAAAAGATGGCTGCAAAGGGGAAGGTGCCCGTTATTGGGATTGCAGTAGAAGTAGTGGAGTGCTTTATCCACTGTGCCAAAGCCTTAATACGTTCGGGGCTCTGGCAGCCTGAAAGCTGGATCGAGAAAGAATCATTACCGAGAGCTGCCAAAATTTTAACTGATCATGCCAAACTTGATGATGTCACTGTAGACGAAGTGGAAGCAAGTCTCCATGAAGGTTATAAACAAAGGTTATATTAA
- a CDS encoding carboxypeptidase M32 has product MEQKVVDLTVQEALEQFKALDEKITHFSSIIGLADWDQKVMAPKKGRSIFAKATGTLRTEVFKLSVSEEMGKLLETLSSNENQEVLDEVTRAKVREYKEYYQKSKSIPADLFQEYSILTAQANDAWEEARENNDFAHYLPYLEKIVDYKRKFAEIYGYEEHPYDALLDEFEPGLTVKTLDPLFAKLRESSVKLLERIKQNGKPTNVEVFNQSFDIEKQKAFNRFILPIIGFDMNAGRLDETVHPFAQTVNTGDVRLTTRYLEKNVRSALFGTIHEAGHGIYEQHVNPAFEESVLQSGASFGIHESQSRFLENMVGRSKEFWTYFYPKLKEYFPTQLENISVEEFYRAVNAVQPSFIRVEADELTYNLHIMLRYEIEKALIGGEIEVKDLPSIWNQKMQDYLGITPNTDTEGVLQDVHWSFGGIGYFPSYSLGNLYAAQILRTIQKEVPEFQDHIENGKFDLIQEWLKEKIHHFGKLYTPNELIVKVTGEELNADYLVEYLENKYTEVYEL; this is encoded by the coding sequence ATGGAACAAAAAGTAGTAGATTTAACCGTACAAGAAGCGTTGGAGCAATTTAAAGCGTTAGATGAAAAAATCACTCATTTTTCAAGTATTATAGGTTTAGCAGATTGGGATCAAAAGGTCATGGCTCCTAAAAAGGGCAGAAGCATTTTTGCAAAAGCAACGGGTACACTTAGAACCGAAGTATTTAAGCTTTCGGTCTCAGAGGAGATGGGGAAGCTGCTAGAAACCCTATCGTCTAATGAGAACCAAGAAGTATTGGACGAAGTGACAAGAGCAAAGGTAAGAGAGTATAAAGAGTACTATCAAAAATCAAAAAGCATCCCTGCTGACCTCTTTCAGGAATATAGCATTTTAACAGCTCAAGCAAATGATGCGTGGGAGGAAGCAAGGGAAAATAATGATTTTGCTCATTACCTTCCTTACTTAGAGAAAATTGTGGATTACAAACGGAAGTTTGCTGAAATTTATGGTTACGAGGAGCATCCATATGATGCATTGTTAGATGAATTTGAGCCTGGATTAACAGTAAAAACACTAGACCCATTGTTTGCAAAACTAAGAGAATCTAGTGTGAAGTTATTAGAACGAATAAAGCAAAATGGAAAGCCAACCAATGTGGAGGTTTTTAATCAATCCTTTGACATTGAAAAACAAAAAGCATTCAACCGCTTTATCCTTCCGATTATTGGGTTTGATATGAATGCGGGAAGACTAGACGAAACGGTTCATCCATTTGCTCAAACGGTAAATACGGGAGATGTGCGTTTAACAACACGTTATTTGGAAAAGAATGTTCGTTCAGCATTATTTGGGACCATTCATGAGGCAGGACATGGTATCTATGAACAGCACGTGAATCCAGCATTTGAAGAGTCGGTTCTGCAAAGTGGTGCTTCCTTTGGTATTCATGAGTCCCAATCTAGATTTTTAGAAAACATGGTTGGGCGCAGTAAGGAATTCTGGACTTATTTTTATCCGAAGCTTAAAGAGTATTTCCCTACACAGTTGGAAAATATTTCGGTTGAAGAATTCTATCGTGCAGTAAATGCAGTACAGCCTTCGTTTATCCGTGTGGAAGCAGATGAGTTAACATATAATCTTCATATCATGCTGCGTTATGAAATTGAAAAAGCATTAATTGGCGGAGAAATTGAAGTTAAAGATCTTCCATCGATTTGGAACCAAAAAATGCAGGACTATCTTGGCATTACACCAAATACGGATACTGAAGGTGTTCTTCAAGATGTTCATTGGTCCTTCGGAGGAATCGGCTACTTTCCTTCGTATTCATTAGGTAATCTTTATGCTGCACAAATCCTCCGAACCATTCAGAAAGAGGTACCGGAATTCCAAGACCATATTGAAAATGGTAAGTTTGATCTCATACAGGAATGGTTAAAAGAAAAAATCCATCATTTTGGGAAGCTTTATACCCCTAATGAATTAATTGTGAAGGTAACAGGTGAGGAGTTAAATGCAGACTATCTCGTAGAGTATCTAGAGAACAAATATACGGAAGTTTACGAACTATAG
- a CDS encoding phosphatase PAP2 family protein, which yields MSLKIRLVIAFFISAISILGFSLISLFISDRKINQFDHHVIDFIQGLESIGLTRTMKFFTTIGSAPVVIGLSIVLLFFLYKVLHHRLELILFIGTVIGSALLNELLKQFFKRARPELHRLIEVGGYSFPSGHAMNAFTVYGIVSFVLWRHISSRWGRGLLIIVSVAMILLIGISRIYLGVHYPSDIIGGYFASGFWLTTAILFFQFYMEKKYNKKHKREKEVA from the coding sequence ATGAGTTTAAAAATAAGACTTGTCATCGCTTTTTTTATAAGTGCTATTTCCATATTGGGCTTTAGTTTGATATCATTGTTTATTAGTGACCGAAAGATCAATCAATTTGACCATCATGTTATTGATTTTATACAAGGTTTGGAATCGATTGGATTAACTCGCACCATGAAGTTTTTTACCACAATTGGATCGGCTCCTGTTGTCATAGGACTGAGCATTGTACTTTTATTTTTCCTTTATAAAGTATTGCATCATCGATTAGAACTAATATTGTTTATCGGGACAGTTATTGGTTCTGCACTTCTAAATGAACTGTTGAAACAATTTTTCAAGAGAGCACGACCCGAATTACATCGATTAATTGAAGTTGGAGGATACAGCTTTCCTAGCGGACATGCCATGAATGCTTTCACAGTATATGGAATAGTTTCCTTTGTTCTGTGGCGCCATATTTCCAGCAGATGGGGGAGGGGGCTATTGATTATTGTTAGTGTGGCAATGATTCTATTGATTGGTATAAGCCGAATCTATTTGGGTGTCCATTATCCAAGTGATATCATTGGCGGTTATTTTGCAAGTGGTTTTTGGTTAACAACTGCTATTTTGTTTTTCCAATTTTATATGGAAAAGAAGTATAATAAGAAGCATAAGCGAGAAAAAGAAGTGGCATAA
- the qoxA gene encoding cytochrome aa3 quinol oxidase subunit II, with protein MFKKKYFVPLLALLPVLLLSGCEPNMLVFEPKGPAARDILDLINWSLIFMLLVVIVVFGLFGYIIWKYRATPENKDYEPPEEHGSTKLEFIWTVIPILIVIALTIPTVTTIYKLEKPPVGYENKKPIVIHVTSADWKWIFSYPEQGIETVNYVNIPAGTPVEFKLTSAGTMQSFWVPELGGQKYTMNKMETQLYLTADKPGEFLGRNTNFNGKGYAEMEFTVEAKSPKDFDKWVKDVKDKAPKLTEKKYNELLKPTHLGRETFIGTHLAWVDHAKMNSKTYTNPELYEVHGVKGKIFKDEEPNGESMESMNKNENSNGGEHDGH; from the coding sequence ATGTTTAAAAAGAAATACTTCGTTCCATTATTAGCTCTACTTCCTGTACTGCTTTTAAGTGGATGCGAACCAAATATGCTTGTTTTCGAGCCAAAGGGTCCTGCAGCGAGAGATATTCTTGACTTGATCAATTGGTCGCTCATCTTCATGCTCCTTGTGGTTATTGTCGTTTTTGGTTTATTTGGATATATTATCTGGAAATACCGTGCAACACCTGAAAATAAAGATTACGAGCCACCTGAAGAACATGGCAGCACAAAATTGGAATTTATTTGGACTGTTATTCCTATTCTGATCGTAATTGCTTTAACCATTCCAACAGTTACAACGATATATAAACTTGAAAAACCACCTGTTGGCTATGAAAATAAAAAACCTATCGTGATCCATGTTACATCTGCCGACTGGAAATGGATTTTTAGTTATCCAGAACAAGGTATTGAAACAGTGAACTATGTTAACATTCCTGCAGGTACACCTGTTGAGTTTAAATTAACATCAGCTGGTACTATGCAATCTTTCTGGGTGCCTGAATTAGGCGGTCAGAAATACACAATGAATAAAATGGAAACTCAACTGTACCTTACTGCAGATAAGCCTGGGGAATTTCTAGGCCGTAACACAAACTTCAACGGAAAGGGCTACGCTGAAATGGAGTTTACCGTTGAAGCAAAGTCACCAAAAGACTTTGATAAATGGGTTAAGGACGTTAAAGATAAGGCACCAAAATTAACGGAGAAAAAATACAATGAACTCCTAAAGCCGACACATTTAGGACGTGAAACATTTATTGGTACACATTTAGCTTGGGTTGACCACGCAAAAATGAACTCTAAGACTTATACAAACCCAGAATTATATGAGGTCCATGGCGTCAAAGGTAAGATCTTTAAAGATGAAGAACCTAATGGCGAGTCTATGGAGAGTATGAATAAGAATGAAAATTCTAATGGAGGTGAACACGATGGGCATTAA